In the genome of Thermodesulfovibrio thiophilus DSM 17215, the window GAGTTTATGATGAACATTTTAGCTACATTAAGAATGACAAGATAATTTTAATAGGATCTTGAAGTTATTTATTATTTTAAATGTAACATTTAAAGCCTCATAAAGGAGAACGATTATGAACTCAATCTTTATTATTCGTGGCCAATATATTATTACCATGAACGAACATGACGAAGTTCTTAACAACTCTGGTGTTGTTGTGAAGGACGATAAAATCATTGATATTGGCGACTTTTCTGAACTTTTAAAAAAATATAAAGATTATCCTGTTCAGATATATGGCAATTCTCATTCTGTTTTAATGCCAGGCTTTATAAACACGCATACACATGCTGCAATGGTTTTATTTCGCGGAATTGCAGATGATTTACCTCTAAAACAATGGCTTAATGAACATATATGGCCAAGAGAGGCAAAATTTTTAAGCCCTGAATTTGTTTATGATGGGAGCTGCCTTGCATGCCTTGAGATGTTAAAAAGTGGCACAACAACCTTCAATGATATGTATTTTTTCCCGGAATCGATTGCAAAGGCAGCAAAAAAACTTAATATAAGAGCAGTTATAGGACAGGGAGTTTTTGATTTCTCAACTCCATTTGGTAAAAATGCTGAAGATTACTTAAATAGAGCTTTAGAATTTATCGAGAAATCTAAAACCAATGAATTAATAATTCCAGCTGTTGCTCCACATGCTATTTACACCTGTTGCAAAGAAACATTGATTAAATCCAGAGATCTGGCATTGAAGCATGATCTATTGATTCATATTCATCTTAGTGAAACATTCCAGGAAGTTGAAGAATGTATAAGAAATTATGGCAAAAGACCTGTTAAATATCTTAAAAATATAGGTTTTCTTGAAGGAAAAATTATAGCTGCCCATTCAGTATGGTTAAATGATGAAGAAATTGAAATCATGGGAAACCACAATGTTGGAGTTTCGCACTGCATTGAAAGTAATCTCAAACTTGCAAGCGGAATAGCACCTGTAGCAAAGATGCTTAAAAGGGGTATAAAAGTTAGTATGGGAACAGATGGAGCTGCAAGTAATAATAATCTAGATCTTCTTGAAGAGAGTTCTATTGCTGCAAAAGTTCAAAAAGGTATCACTGGTAATCCTACAGTGCTTGATGTAAAAACATGTATGAAAATACTGACAATATGGGCAGCAGAGGCATTAGGAATTGAAAAAGAAGTTGGCAGTATAGAAACTGGCAAAAAAGCTGACCTTGTGCTAATGAATCTTAATAAACCTCATTTACAGCCAGTTTATGATATATATTCAACAATAATATATTCTGCAAAAGCTTCAGATATTGAAGATGTCTTTGTAAATGGAGTTCCTGTCATAACGAGCGGTAAACATCAATTTGTGGATGAGGACACATTAATTGAAAAAGCAGTATGGTGGAGCAGGCAGGTTCAAAAATTATAAAATAATCTAATTTTTTAACAACTCATAAACAAGCATCTCAAGACTACATGCCCGTGCCTGTCGCAATGAAATATTTGTTTTGTAGAGAAGTCCATAAATACGACTATCAGCACTTGTTCTGTTTGTGTAATACCAGTTCAAAGCACCCAGAATCATATCTGACTCTATATCCTTTAATTTTTCAAGGATTTTAAAGGCTTTTTCTTTGTCTTTTTTTTGTATTGCATCTACAAGATCAAATGCCGTGGCATCACTCATTTCAGAAAGAATATCCTTTATATCAAAAAGCCCAACAGTCGATTTATCTGTAAGAAGTGCTATTTTTTCAATCTCTGATGAGATCAATCCTGGTTGACCACCTGTAACATCAATTAAGTAATAAATAGCATCTGATTTTAGATTAAGCTTATTTTCAGTAGCTTTGTAGGTTACCCATAACGAAAGCTCTCTTTCGTATATATCCAGATTGTAAATTTTACATTGTTTATTTTTTTTTAAAAAATCTATTTCTTTTAAAATTTCTTTGCTTGAAGTATTACAAACAATAATCAACGTAACTGAAAAAGAAGCAGTTGATAATATTTTTTCAAGCCATTCAATTCTTTTTTCACTTTTTTTAATTTTTTCAAAGTTATAAACAATTAAAATTCTTTTTTCAGAAAATAAAGATGCGGCAGTCATTAAAGAAGTTACATCAACCTCCTCCGGAGATTCATAGGTTTCAATAGCAATTGAATCAAAGTATTTTCTTACAAGCCTCAGTGCTTCAAATAAAAAATACGATTCTGTTGCATAACAGAAATATATTGTATTTAAAAGTCCTTTTTTTATCTCAACTTCAAATTTTTCAATTTCAAGCATGATTTACTCACTGAAAGTTAATTATATTAATTTTTTAAATATTAAATTTTTTTATCAGTTCTAATGATTTTACTCATCTGATGAATCTTTTTGTTGCTCATTTTTGGGTTCGACTTCAAAAATAAGCCTCCGCATCATATCATCGCATATATCCTGTATCAAGCTTTCAATTGCAAGGCTTTTATCCGCAATTATACTTTGCAAATCTCTTGTAGTTCTAAAAAAGGTTATAAATGGAGATCCAGGGTTAAACTCTTTAAGTTTATTACCTTTTGCATCATAAACCGTTGTTTTAACATTAATAACAACCTGATACTCCACAGTATTATATCCTATTTCTGACATGGTAAGAAGCTGATAATTTGTAATCTGAATATCAATCACTCTGTTTGCTGAGGATGTAATAGTAAAACCGTTATCAATAAGTTTCTGATAAGCAATGCTTCTCATTTTATCCTGGAGCCCGGGTTCAAGTGTAAGATTCTCAACATTTCTCAAATAAACTTCCTGAAATGGTAGATCAGCTTTTGTATAAATTTTATATCCGCAACTATTAATAATGAACCCAGAGATTAATAATATTAATATTAAAATTTTTTCTTTACTCATACGTTCTCCTTATCCAGAGCTTTTACAAATTTTAATAATAATTATTTAAATCAAAAAATTTTAACATGTATTATGATACCATAAATAAAATTACACTTAAAATCTAATCAGCTATTGAAAAATACGCTTTATATTGAAACCTAATTATTGAAGTTTGATTTTTAAAAAATTGGAAAATCAAAATATTTTACATTTATACAATTGTGATAAAATATTTAATGCGACATTTGATTATAATTATTTTCCTGTTGATTATTCCAGGTTTGCTTTTTGCAGAAGAATCAGCGTATGTATTTGTTGTCGATGGAAACTTATATCCTCTTTATGGATATAAAATAGTTCCAACTCACAAAGATAATCTATATATCACAAAAATAGCTCCAATAAAAAAATGGATTGCATCAGTTAAGTCACAATTAATAGTTGCACGGGATGGATATGTATATCCTGTAAAGGATTCAATTATTGTTGATAAAGCAAAAGGAATTGCTGTTTTACTGGTTGATTTTTATGGCAGAAAGTCTCTTTATTTTAATCCTGAAGAAAATTTAACAGATAGAGATATATCAGTGCTTATTGAAAATAAACAATCAGTTATTGCAAAAGTTAACAAAATATTCTCATCCGAACTTAAAAAATTTGGAATTAATCAGGGGAGAAAAATATACAGCTCATCTGACTATAATGCATTAGCAGAGTATTATGAAAACAGTGGACAATGGGATAAAGCTATATCAGTTTACGAAAAGTTACTTAAAGAAGACCCAAAAAATCAGAAAATTATAAAGAAAATTGGAATACTTTACTACCAGATAAGTGATTTTAAAAAAGCTAGAGAATACTTGTTAATGTTACCCGCAAATGAAGAAGTCATTGCAAAAGTTGCAGGAATTTATATAATTGAAAAAAATTTTGAAGGTGCTTTAAAAGTAATTAATAATTCTGGATTAAATTCTCCATATCTGCATTATCTAAAAGGTATAATCTACTATCTTTCAGATAAAAAAAATGATGCTTACAAAGAAGTCTCAATCCTGCTTAATATGGATAACCGTCTTGCACAAAATCTGAGAGATCTATTGAAATAGAAATAGCCTAATTTACAACTTTTACATCCAGAATTTTTTCTACATTAAAATGTCTTTCCTGCTTTCTAAGCATGCAGAAAGCCTTTAAACCAAGAAACTTTTTATCTCCATACTCCATATATCCAATATAACTTGGTTTTAATACCCTCTTTGATTTTATATCTGTAGATTTTAAATAAAGAATCTCAATTTCTTTTCCCTCATTGATTGCATTTTCAATTATTGAAATTTTTTCTTCAAGTGGAAGAGTTTTTTCTGCATATTTGTACTGAAATTGAGTTAGAAATCTCACAATCCTTCTATCAAGCAGAATATGTTTTTTGGAAACAGGTTTTTTAAGAATAAGACCATCAATAGAACGACACCGTGAAAGCGCAACATAAAGCTGCCCATGAGAAAATGTCCCTTTTCCTATATCCAAAATCATTTTATCAAATGTGAGTCCCTGACTTTTATGGATTGTAATAGCCCATGCAAGCTTTAAAGGATACTGAGTAAACTGCCCAACCACATCTGTTAATATTTTTTTCTTAGCTCTATCATAGTAAAATTCATACATTTCCCAAGTAAATGGAGTAACTTCAACAACTTCTCCATTGGTAAGTTCAACTACGATTATATCTGATTCTGTTTTTCGCGTTTGAATATCAACAATTTTCCCTATATCACCATTTATCCATCTACCTTTTGAATCGTTATTAAGAAGCATCACCTGTGCATCAACTTTCAATATAAGTTCCTGTGATGTGGGAAGATCTGATTCAGTGAATTCTCCATCAATATATCCATAGTATTTAACTTCTTTATTTTTTATTTTTGAAATTTTATCCGAGTTTATTTCCTCTGCTGTTTTATTGGTTGGAGTAAGATAAATATAGAAAGCATCTTCATCTAGATTAAAATCGGGCTTAACTCTTGTATTTAATTTTTCAATAATTTCATCTGTAATTGTGTTATTTCTTATTGAATTGAGAATTTCAAGAAATTCTATCTCAGACTGTCTGTAAACTTTCTCAAGTTCAACGAATTCAAACTCACATTCTTTAAAAACACTCGCATCAAAAAAATATGGCGTTTTATAAAAATCTTTAAAAATCCATCGTTCTCGTGATGTAACAACAGGAGGAAGCTGATATAAATCCCCAATAAATATCATCTGAATGTCGCCAAAAGGTTTCTTTTTAATTTTTCCGTGTATTCGTAAAAAACAATCAATACAATCAAGAATATCAGCCCTTACCATTGATATTTCATCAATAACAATACAGTCCAGTTTTTTATAGAGATGCGGATTTTTCGGTCTTATTTCTCTTATCTTGTGCATGGTTACATCAGGCTTGAAACCAAAAAATGAATGAACTGTCTGGCCTTTTACATTTACAGCTGCTACTCCTGTTGGTGCAAGTACTGCAACTTCTTTTTTCGTGTTTGCTCTGAAGTAATTTAAAAATGTTGACTTCCCTGTTCCAGCTCTTCCTGTTATAAATAAATTCCTATCTGTCTCTTCTGCAAGATGCAATGCTTTAAGGAATGCTTCATTCAAATCAATCTCTTTAAAATCATTCATGGCAAAATTTCTATTGGTGTACCGTTAGGAACAAGCTTCCATATTTCATCCATTTCTTCGTTGGTTACAGCAATGCATCCTTCTGTCCAGTCTTCAATTATATGATATTTGCCAAGATATTCAACTTTTTTTGAAAGTCCATGAATCATAATTTCACCACCTGGATTGATATGAAATCTTATTGCGTGGTCATAATCCTGTCCATTTGGATATGATATCTTCAGGGATTTATAAAAATTGCTGTTAGGATTTCTTCCAATTATATAGTACCTTCCTTCAGGAGTTTTTCCATCGCCCTGAGAAACCTTTTTACCTGTAGGATTCTTACCGAGTGCTATCCTGTATGATTTAATGATTTTACCTTCTTTCATTAAAAACATAACTCTCTTGGATTTAATAACAACAATCAGATCAGCAAATTCATTCGCTAATACAGTGTTAACAAAAAAAATAACAATTAAAACACTAAAAAGAACTATTCTTAAGAACATCTTTGCAATAACAATTCCTTTCCCTGGGTAAAATTTTTATAGATTCTTTTACGAGCAACCCAACTGTTTGCAATGCATTATGCATTGTGTCAACAACTTCTTTCACAGTGAGAGGATTTTTTGATATTCCTGCAGCATAGTTTGCAATAACAGCTACAGCAGCATAACATATCTGAGCTTCCCTTGCCAGTGAAGCCTCAGGCATAAGAGTCATTCCAATAATGTCTGCACCAATTTTTTTAAAAAATTTTATTTCAGCAGATGTTTCAAGTCTTGGTCCATTAACACATATATACGTTCCGTGTCGTATAACATTAACACCAATTTTTTTAGCTGTCTCTAACAAACATCGCCTCATTTCACTACAGAACGGTTCTGTAAAATCTATATGAACTACCCTGTCAGTATCATAAAATGTATTGTTTCTAACACCCTGCGTAAAATCTATAATCTGGTCAGGTATGACTATAGTACCAGGAACTATATTTTCCTTGAGTGAACCAGTGGCAAAGATAGCAAATAATCTTTCTATCCCAATTTGTTTGAATCCATATATATTAGCCCTATAATTAACCTTATGTGGAGCAATAGAGTGCTTCTGACCATGCCTTTTAAGAAAGCAAACTGTAGTTTTTTCAAGTTTTTGAATCTCATAAGGAGCTGATGGATCACCATATGGAGTTTTTATGGTGATTGTTTCGTTTTCTAGCTCTGATTCACTTAATCCACTTCCGCCTATTATTCCTATTTTCACGGATTATCTGCTCTTTAGTTTTTATTCTTACGCGCCCAGGAGGATTTGAACCCCCGACCTACGGATTCGTAGTCCGCCGCTCTATCCTACTGAGCTATGGGCGCTAAAAATATTATAACACAGTTTATTTGCTCTCAGATGACAGTTTTATAACGGTTTTCACGTTACCCCGTGGATTAAAATCTCCGATTATTTCTAATACTCTTGGTTTAAGAAGACTATAAAGGTCATCATAGATTTTATTTACTGCTGCTTCATGAGAAATATGCTCATCCCTGTAAGAGTTAAGATACAGCTTTAAAGCTTTTAACTCAACAATTTTTTTATCGGGTATATAGTTGATTTGTATTGTTGCAAAATCAGGGTATCCTGATCTTGGACAGAGACAAGTAAATTCAGGAAAACTGATTTCAATTCTGTAATCCCTGTCAGGATATGGATTATCCCATGACTCAAGCTGAGCTTCTTTAATGGCTTTTTCACCATACAACATCGTTTTTAAACCTCCCTATAAAGAGTCTAATACCAGATTTTTTAGAACCTCAATAAATTCGGGCAACGTATTCAATGAAGGAACTCTATATAAATCAAGCCCGAGAATGTTTGCTTTTTCTTTATAAACAATATCTATTTCATATAATGTTTCAATATGGTCAGAAACAAAGCTAACAGGAACAACTAATGTTTTTTTTATACCATTTTTAGCCAATGCTTCAATTGTTTCTTCAGTTGATGGCTTAACCCATTGAACTGGTCCTGTTCTGCTTTGATAACATATTTTCCACTGCTTTAATCTCATTTTGCTGACAATTGCTCTTACTGTTCTTTCAACTTCTGAGATATACGGATCACCTTTTTTATAAAGTGAATATGGAATTCCATGAGCACTGAAAAGAACAAAAGCATCACTTCCATATTTTTCAAATGATTTTTCAATCTGTTGTATCCACACATCAATAAAAAGAGAATAATCACACCAGGAATCTATAATTTTAAATTCAAAAATTCCATTCGCTAATTTTTTGAATCTTTCAACTGCAGATAATGTTGTAGCAGTGCAAAACTGTGGATAAAGAGAAAGTACAACAACTTTTTTTATATGAGAGTTCTTAAATTCATCCACACCATCTTCAATAAATGGATACCAATAGCTCATTCCAGCAAGAACTTTAAAACCTGATCCAAGGGCATTTTCAAGGCAGACTGCCTGGTCAATTGTAATTTCTTTGAGTGGAGATTTTCCTCCAATCCTTTCATATGCTTTTTTTACTTTGTCTGCTCTCAAAAAAGATATTAACCATGCCATAGGTTTTTGCATAATCCCAAAGCTTGCTATGTAGGGATCACTGAAAAGATTATAAAGAAAAGGTTTAACAGCCTCAAGACTGTCAGGACCTCCCATATTAAGCAATAACACACCGACTTTACTCATTCCATCTCCTGTAAAGATTATTTTTAATCCCCATACTATCAAGAAGTTTGCCAGCAACAAAATTCACAATATCATCAATACGTTCAGGTTTATGATAGAAAGCCGGTACAGGAGGTGCTATAGTAACTCCAATTCTGGCAAGCTTAAGCATATTTTCAAGATGAATCACACTGAATGGCATCTCTCTTGGTGCAATAACAAGCTTCCTATTTTCCTTAATTGTTACATCAGCAACTCTTGTTATTAAATTATCCGCATAACCATTAGCAATAGCAGAGAGTGTTTTCATGGAACATGGAACAATAAACATTCCGGCTGTTTTATAAGAGCCACTTGCAGGTGAGGCATCAATTTGAGTTTCATCGTAAATATTCATGCTGTAGTTAGTGAATCTCTTTTTAAATTCATCCAAACTTTTATATTCTGTTTCAAGTTTCATTACATGTACAGCGGAGTGAGATAAAATTAAAGATACTTCAAAATTATTAAGAAGTTCCTCAAAAAGTTTGATTCCGTAGATTATACCTGAAGCTCCGGTTATTGCTAAAACAAGTTTTCTCATTTTTATATAGTAACATTTAAATTTCTTAATAAAGAAATCATCATCAACCTGAAAATTTAATAATGTGTAAATTACTCATTTTGTTATAATAGTTTCATTAAATGAATATCTTTAGATTGAGAAAAACATATCGTTCAGCCAAGAGACTTCAGGAAATAATCAATGTTTTCATTAAACACGGATTTGGCCAGATAATTGATCAGATTCATCTTGGAAGATTTATCACTTTAAAAAAGAGACTCCGAAGTTTTGGAACATGGACTTACTATAAAGTACCCACTGTTGCTGAGAGGTTAAGAATAGCATTTGAAGAATTGGGTCCAACATTTATAAAGCTCGGGCAACTTCTTTCTTCACGTCCGGATCTTGTCACTATGAGTTATGCGAAGGAATTTAAAAAATTACAGGACAGAGTGCCAACATTTCCTATCGAACAGGTTTATCAAACAATAGAAGAAGAACTCGGAATGCCTGTTGCAAAAATCTTTCAGGATTTTAATCCAGAACCAATTGGTTCTGCATCCATTGCACAGGTTCACAACGCTATATTAATGAATGGGACAAAAGTAATTGTCAAAGTAAGACGACCAGGGATCGAAGAACAGATAATGCTTGACCTTAATATACTTCAAGGCCTAGCTAAACTTATTGAAAAATATGTGCCTGAAAGCAAATTATTTGATCCAGTTGGAATTGTTGATGAGTTTGCAAAGTCTATTACAAAAGAACTTGATTTCAGAAGAGAAGCAAGAAATGCACTAATCTTTAGAGAAAATTTTAAAGATTATAAAAAAGTTTATATTCCTTATGTTTTTAAGGAGTTTACAACTAAAAAAATTCTCGTTATGGAGAAAGTTGAAGGTGTAAGAATTGATGATATCAACTCAATCAAAGAAAAAGGTCTTGATATTGAAGGTATTTTAAATATAGTTATTGATATGTATTTTAAACAAATTTTTGATCATGGTTTTTTCCATGGTGATCCTCATCCAGGAAATATCCTTGTCACAGATGATGCGCGCGTAGCTCTTGTGGATTTTGGAATAACAGGTAAAATTGACGAAGAGTTTAAAGAATCCTATGCCAATATAGCAATCGCCATAATAAATCAGAATATTGATAAACTTATCACAGAGTATCTTAAACTCGGAATCATTCCAGATGATATTGATAGAGAAAAACTTGAAAAGGAGCTCAAAGACGATATAGAAGATATTCTGTATCCTATTTATGCTTATAGAATTGAAGAAATTCAGATATCTGAACTCATTGAGTCAATCATGAAGGTAGCTTTAAAACACAGACTTAGGTTTTTACCAGAGCTTTTATTGATTGACAAAGTTCTTATTATGCTTGAGGGTTTGACAAAAGAACTTTGCCCTGATAAATCAATTATTGAACTCATAAAACCCTATGCCAGAGAAATAATTTCAAAAAGAATTCATCCTGATTTTTATCTTAATAAAACTTTTAAAATAATACGTGAATTAAGGGATGCTGTTGAAAATATTCCATTTCAGATTAAAAAGCTCTTAAAAAAAGCCGTCAAGGATGAAATAACTGTCAGAATGTATCATGTTAATCTTCCAGAGTTTATTAAAGATATTGACAGAGCAAGTAATAAAATATCATTCAGCCTGATTGTAAGTGCTATGATACTTAGTTCTTCTATAATGCATGCAAGTCAGGTAAAGCCTTTAATATATGGAGTTTCACTTTTTGGACTCATAATAGGTGTGGTTGCTTTTTTTCTTGGTTTATGGTTGCTTATATCAATAATCAGATCGGGTAAACTGTGAATTAAATAGGCTACTGTTTTGCTTTTATTTAAAATACCATTTCAAAATTCTCTCACCAAAGAAGAGACATATTATCGCGCCTAGAGAAAGAAAAGGCCCAAAAGGAATTTTTCTATTTTTAGTTTTTTTCAAAATAACAACGCCTGCTATTGAACCAATCAGACTTCCAATAAAAACAGTAAGCAAAGCAAATTTCCAACCCAAAAAAGCTCCTACTGCTCCATTAAGCTTTATATCACCTCCTCCCATTCCACCTCTACTAATGATTGAAACCAGCAGAAGACTGCCACCGCCTACAACTATGCCAATTAGAGATTCCACAATGTTTGATGCAATATTTGAAGAGCAAGAAGGTAAAAACGATATCATCATTCCAAGAACAATTAAAGGAATTGAAATAGCATCCGGAATAATCTGAAACTCGATATCAATAAATGACAGGACTAAAAGTGCTGATATAAAAATCAAAATAAAAGGTAGCTGTAAAATTAATCCAAACTTTAAATATGAAAGAAGATAAAAAATTCCATTTAATATCTCAACAACAGGATATCTGGCAGGAATCCTGGCTTTACAGTAAGCACATTTTCCTTGAAGTAATAAAAAACTTAAGACAGGGATATTATGCCAGGGTTTGATTGGTTTGCCACAGAAAGGACAGAATGAATATGGGCTAACTATTGAAATTTTTCTTGGTAGTCTGTAAATACAAACATTAAGAAATGAACCGATCACAAGACCAAGGACAAGAAATATCAGAGATTCCACCTGCTCATGTCCTTAAGTTCGTCCATTTTCTTTTTTTTATTTTCTATGTCAGTCTCCAGTTCTTTTATCTCTCTCATCAGATTTGATAATTTTTCATGATCTTTAATGTTTAAATCACTTCCCCATAAACTATATATTTCTTTGCCGATCTCTTTAAGTAATTCATCTCTTTTACTGGCAATTTTGTTCATCTCTCCAATAAGCCTTAAAACGTTTATCTCTACCTTTAACCTTTCCGAAATAACAGAAGCCCAGAATTTAAACGTTTTAAGGCCTTGTGAAAAATCCTTTTTAATAATCTCAATCATTTTTTACCCCACCTGATCAAGATGTCTCACTTTAAAATTAACATTGAGAGAGTTAGCAATCTCTTCACATTTTTTAAGGTCAACTCTCTCCATATCAACAACAGTTACCTGAACATAAGGAACATATTTTTTAGCATCTTTTATAAATTCTATAACTTCATCATATGCGTTCGGATTTGATGGATTGCAAATTTGATTATATGTCTCTTTATCTTGAGCATTAAGACTGATTGATATTGAATCAATCAAACCTTCAAGTTCAGGTAAAATTCTCCTTCCATGAATTAGATTGCCATGTCCATTTGTATTAATTCTAACCCTGCCACCATTTTCTTTTATCCACTTTGCAATATCTTTAATCAAATCCAGTCTTAAAAAAGGCTCGCCATAACCACAAAAAACAACTTCTCTATATAATTTAGGATCTC includes:
- a CDS encoding L,D-transpeptidase family protein, which encodes MFLRIVLFSVLIVIFFVNTVLANEFADLIVVIKSKRVMFLMKEGKIIKSYRIALGKNPTGKKVSQGDGKTPEGRYYIIGRNPNSNFYKSLKISYPNGQDYDHAIRFHINPGGEIMIHGLSKKVEYLGKYHIIEDWTEGCIAVTNEEMDEIWKLVPNGTPIEILP
- the hemH gene encoding ferrochelatase is translated as MSKVGVLLLNMGGPDSLEAVKPFLYNLFSDPYIASFGIMQKPMAWLISFLRADKVKKAYERIGGKSPLKEITIDQAVCLENALGSGFKVLAGMSYWYPFIEDGVDEFKNSHIKKVVVLSLYPQFCTATTLSAVERFKKLANGIFEFKIIDSWCDYSLFIDVWIQQIEKSFEKYGSDAFVLFSAHGIPYSLYKKGDPYISEVERTVRAIVSKMRLKQWKICYQSRTGPVQWVKPSTEETIEALAKNGIKKTLVVPVSFVSDHIETLYEIDIVYKEKANILGLDLYRVPSLNTLPEFIEVLKNLVLDSL
- the mtnP gene encoding S-methyl-5'-thioadenosine phosphorylase; its protein translation is MKIGIIGGSGLSESELENETITIKTPYGDPSAPYEIQKLEKTTVCFLKRHGQKHSIAPHKVNYRANIYGFKQIGIERLFAIFATGSLKENIVPGTIVIPDQIIDFTQGVRNNTFYDTDRVVHIDFTEPFCSEMRRCLLETAKKIGVNVIRHGTYICVNGPRLETSAEIKFFKKIGADIIGMTLMPEASLAREAQICYAAVAVIANYAAGISKNPLTVKEVVDTMHNALQTVGLLVKESIKILPRERNCYCKDVLKNSSF
- a CDS encoding UbiX family flavin prenyltransferase — its product is MRKLVLAITGASGIIYGIKLFEELLNNFEVSLILSHSAVHVMKLETEYKSLDEFKKRFTNYSMNIYDETQIDASPASGSYKTAGMFIVPCSMKTLSAIANGYADNLITRVADVTIKENRKLVIAPREMPFSVIHLENMLKLARIGVTIAPPVPAFYHKPERIDDIVNFVAGKLLDSMGIKNNLYRRWNE
- the holA gene encoding DNA polymerase III subunit delta; translation: MLEIEKFEVEIKKGLLNTIYFCYATESYFLFEALRLVRKYFDSIAIETYESPEEVDVTSLMTAASLFSEKRILIVYNFEKIKKSEKRIEWLEKILSTASFSVTLIIVCNTSSKEILKEIDFLKKNKQCKIYNLDIYERELSLWVTYKATENKLNLKSDAIYYLIDVTGGQPGLISSEIEKIALLTDKSTVGLFDIKDILSEMSDATAFDLVDAIQKKDKEKAFKILEKLKDIESDMILGALNWYYTNRTSADSRIYGLLYKTNISLRQARACSLEMLVYELLKN
- a CDS encoding amidohydrolase family protein gives rise to the protein MNSIFIIRGQYIITMNEHDEVLNNSGVVVKDDKIIDIGDFSELLKKYKDYPVQIYGNSHSVLMPGFINTHTHAAMVLFRGIADDLPLKQWLNEHIWPREAKFLSPEFVYDGSCLACLEMLKSGTTTFNDMYFFPESIAKAAKKLNIRAVIGQGVFDFSTPFGKNAEDYLNRALEFIEKSKTNELIIPAVAPHAIYTCCKETLIKSRDLALKHDLLIHIHLSETFQEVEECIRNYGKRPVKYLKNIGFLEGKIIAAHSVWLNDEEIEIMGNHNVGVSHCIESNLKLASGIAPVAKMLKRGIKVSMGTDGAASNNNLDLLEESSIAAKVQKGITGNPTVLDVKTCMKILTIWAAEALGIEKEVGSIETGKKADLVLMNLNKPHLQPVYDIYSTIIYSAKASDIEDVFVNGVPVITSGKHQFVDEDTLIEKAVWWSRQVQKL
- a CDS encoding tetratricopeptide repeat protein produces the protein MRHLIIIIFLLIIPGLLFAEESAYVFVVDGNLYPLYGYKIVPTHKDNLYITKIAPIKKWIASVKSQLIVARDGYVYPVKDSIIVDKAKGIAVLLVDFYGRKSLYFNPEENLTDRDISVLIENKQSVIAKVNKIFSSELKKFGINQGRKIYSSSDYNALAEYYENSGQWDKAISVYEKLLKEDPKNQKIIKKIGILYYQISDFKKAREYLLMLPANEEVIAKVAGIYIIEKNFEGALKVINNSGLNSPYLHYLKGIIYYLSDKKNDAYKEVSILLNMDNRLAQNLRDLLK
- a CDS encoding AAA family ATPase → MNDFKEIDLNEAFLKALHLAEETDRNLFITGRAGTGKSTFLNYFRANTKKEVAVLAPTGVAAVNVKGQTVHSFFGFKPDVTMHKIREIRPKNPHLYKKLDCIVIDEISMVRADILDCIDCFLRIHGKIKKKPFGDIQMIFIGDLYQLPPVVTSRERWIFKDFYKTPYFFDASVFKECEFEFVELEKVYRQSEIEFLEILNSIRNNTITDEIIEKLNTRVKPDFNLDEDAFYIYLTPTNKTAEEINSDKISKIKNKEVKYYGYIDGEFTESDLPTSQELILKVDAQVMLLNNDSKGRWINGDIGKIVDIQTRKTESDIIVVELTNGEVVEVTPFTWEMYEFYYDRAKKKILTDVVGQFTQYPLKLAWAITIHKSQGLTFDKMILDIGKGTFSHGQLYVALSRCRSIDGLILKKPVSKKHILLDRRIVRFLTQFQYKYAEKTLPLEEKISIIENAINEGKEIEILYLKSTDIKSKRVLKPSYIGYMEYGDKKFLGLKAFCMLRKQERHFNVEKILDVKVVN
- the lptE gene encoding LPS assembly lipoprotein LptE, yielding MSKEKILILILLISGFIINSCGYKIYTKADLPFQEVYLRNVENLTLEPGLQDKMRSIAYQKLIDNGFTITSSANRVIDIQITNYQLLTMSEIGYNTVEYQVVINVKTTVYDAKGNKLKEFNPGSPFITFFRTTRDLQSIIADKSLAIESLIQDICDDMMRRLIFEVEPKNEQQKDSSDE
- the queF gene encoding preQ(1) synthase; protein product: MLYGEKAIKEAQLESWDNPYPDRDYRIEISFPEFTCLCPRSGYPDFATIQINYIPDKKIVELKALKLYLNSYRDEHISHEAAVNKIYDDLYSLLKPRVLEIIGDFNPRGNVKTVIKLSSESK